aaaatggttttgtaagacatccaagggttttgaacaaatataaacgtgacttgatgtcattttgataaacatttcatAACTAATACTTTTGTTGTCAAGGTATTTTaatgatagaaaaccatttcatgcatcacattttgtagtatgtgaaatatgttgaatgaaaacacggttataaaatacataaagatgatttaataacatactgttttatacttgtattccccccccccataaagcatttaaaatcatttaaaacattgattaggcgtatgaactcacctgtagtaagtgacCTGAATTGAACGAACTGTTCCGATTTTGAGGGttattgggacacttttggcccttaaaaaggagtttactccccaagtgttcttgggcggtaaactcccaaatcttggtttcttgttccgattttgatgttttctagtcatatacacactagcatacaagtctaaggtagttacaaatcacggaGGAAGGACTAGgaagcatttaagccacatattggagtttactctccaagaatgttcttgggcggtaaactcccgaatctagttgttttgttataaaattgatgtttctaaacacaatctaagctacaTAATATAACTAGAtggaagtactcacaatttgggataaaaacccgaagattcgtgagagagaattttggcttttctctaattggaaatgtaaataatgaattatttggttcatttttctatttatagtcctgagatttttggctgAAATTATTTTATTCccagaatgaactctaatatcatagagtatcgaaataatagtgttgcacaaaaccctagtgcatccactctcctgatatttcctgaagtgtaattCGTGAAAAACtcaacttatacccaaagtctggaatttccctGTAACTGTTCTAACCTCTATGGGCTTGATATGGTttattcagaatggaaatttcgggttgtcacacttttccaagtgggagactattggaatagtgtctaaggctgcaactatattaggcaagtatttgacccgattgtgcatggtccttttgggttgccttcaccatagcaacttgacagtatgatttattatgagagaatagatattattaacatattatgagaataatataaggaataataatattgttatttgattaatagaagtcataaattaattagtattaatttggtgacttaaagagattaattaaataagagggtataaactgtcaattgtttgatagttgcactttcggctgtaaatccttaaggatAGAGGTTgaacgaattctagggcttgggatagcctcaaaattcgtccaaggcttaccTTTGGTAAGGATTAGGAgtgctttgagtaaagattatccagctagggtttaagggtgaaaccctaggagccttacaagtataaatagacccctaggacAAGGGAAATCACCACCTCTgcaaaagcaaagaaaccctggccaattTCTAGTCGCTCTCCTCTCTctaaaatcatcctcttgctagttggtgtttgtaagccattagacgagtgacaattgtgactctaaagcaccaagacaacaagatcaaacaagagattcaaaggtaaagttctagatctgattttgtattgttcttatacctaattagtcattagaagtattGGGttgaaagcatgtttaattagagaaacctagatccaagcattagggtttgtatgttcacataggaatgttcatatggccaaaagccatcatcaaccacagatacaacttcatagacaccatcacaaggtaatgctttaaaataaagaatatgattaaagaaagcattaatcgaaccaacttcattatcacatgaaaaggtaaaaccttgtttatacaatgcatgaaaggaaataatatttatttccatttctggcaaataacaacatgtattcaaatctaaactaaacccactacttagcgataaagtataaactctaatcttggtgacaggtgaagctttcatgtttcctatgatcaagtttattcttccttgctccacattctcacttcttagtccttgcaaatcagaacatatatgaataccacaaccggtatcaagaatctatgagttagaatggggtgagttattagataagatggTGTAattacctgcatggttgggtttgactttcccatccttcacatcttgctggtactttgggcagttccgcttccaatgtgccttttcatgccaatagaagcattcagcctcttttgggtcagaagaaggagtgacgaaaccattcttggttccacttgaagaagagccatcaagggtcctagacatggtacccttcgaagaactctttctcttcttccctcgtcctttcccgattgccaagataggggcggagttggtaggagtaggagtagtaacaactgccttacccttaagaccactttccgcggtctttaaaagtccttgaagtttgctgagagtgacctcttccttattcatgtggtatgtcatgcggaattgatcataacatgaaggtaaggagtgcaaaatgatatttattgcaagctcctcggggaagttcacattgagcttcagcaaGCGGTCTACAAACttctgcattttctacatgtggcccgtgatgggttcaccatccttcattcgggttgttatcatggaggagatgatttcatacctctcttgtctttcactttgatggtatcttttcatcaaatcttggtgcatttcaaaagggtagaagtcctcatacgACTTTTGGAGGTTggttgtcatagtggccatcatgatgcatgccatcttggtggcatccctttcatgtgccctaaagtcaacgatctcttgaggagtagcaactgtctcatcaatctccttaagctccttatcgaggacatattctttgtcctcgtagcaagtaatcattcggatgtttctaatccattcattcaagttggatccatcaaaagtgactttcccacacaagttcattagagaaaaagagccattaggattagagctagAAGgagcagtgtttgcagacatctgaaaagaagaaaagtatAGTTTAGAAATTGAGATATTCCTTAATAAAGCACCCAAACGTAGTATTAAGACTAGGACCCATtcataatatattatacttagacgaggtatgccgtaatctaagtaataacatatttgaaaggtaggtgaatgacgattcaccaatttcgacCAAAGatgaaatattaaaaaatatttaatttgcttCTTAGAAACTCCtttattcttttgagattcaatgaacttttccaaggcatgtttcaatctcgagtgtgccctccaagttttgtgactgggataccgaggatcacaaaatgaggtgtgaagtaaccatgcaaatgacatggtacccttaatgtttatcactcaatcgatgtgtcggttaaacacacacgctccaccgatactatgataaactttaagtcaccatttacctaccttgttaagtccaagttagtgtgccggttaaccacacacgctacactaacgacttaaaaaaaagtgtaaagtgtaatttcatggattagcaccttattcacattttcctaaagtaactaagattgggaatttaataaaacatttagttactttataattatcattatacttttaatgagaatttataagtccttgtcctacccgttcggctaacgaccctccaccgatcaaggaagcggtgggtgagagtggacacccattaagttgccattttataggcaacaaccttataccccccccccccccccccttatagaccggcttcgtgaatgaggcgtactagcagtaagacgacttgatcttatacatacatacatacatacatatatatatatatatgtatatatatatatatatatatgtatatatatatatatatatatatatatatatatatatatatatatatatattattaacttataatattagtaagtataagggttgaattttaaattttaaaattctaagggttggaactaaagttttaatcaacactttacttgttccaaaacttgagggcaagttttgtaaactttcaaaacttttcatttcttgtaacctataagttaattagagtattaaaaatgaagactcttcatttttataactcatgtgttcttttaatggtttttaaaacaaagtgacttttggttttccataacttgaggacaagttatggtctccattaaaacacataatgatcatgaattaatctaccacataggttacaaacaattcctatgatcatctaaacatcataagatcaagaacatgaatatgaacgcTTTCacgaatcaaaaattacacttaaaaacttgtaattttgaaaatttgtcattgtaaatggattaacatgaacattacaccaactaaaacaagttttaaaagaccaaaacagtttagggtaatgttcctagtccattttccaacaacaaaaatcgaaattctgaaaattgcagcctctactcgttgagtgcatgaacggactcgacgagtagcttgcatttggtcatggactcatcaagtcccccatggactcggcgagttcatacgggcagaaagcagaaaactcgattttttcaatcaatttgcacaaaaatcaaacaagcaagcctaggctctgataccacttatgggttttgagcattctaacacttcctaagtgtacatgcaaccctaataaccttggatctatgtttgtctaataatcatgcaaagttgttttccaaggttatgaacctatctagcatacatggggtacaattttctttgtataaaagatagaactacataccttgttgaaagtgttccttgaaatcttgtgagcctagcacctcaagtgtgatgcctcaaatgcttcacacaacaccaaatgcaaagaataaacttgagagaatactttaacacatgcaaaatcggccaagccctcttgtttcttagtgtgtagccgattttggggagagttacattgcttatatagtgtgttgcattaggtaaaccctaatgttccatgacccttcatttcttgatccagggttaactccatggagcatcttatgggtggaacctaacttgataatccatggagcatcttagtccactatataagatatggaagatttacttaatctacccatatatctaattagttatcttttgatcacttaattaattctaaattaattcttgatcaaaactaattaaataatattattattatattagaacttataatatattaataaatcatatgtgttatttctctcatttagtttatccaattggatggtgccatgcaacccaaatggaccatgccgggtcgggtcaaggaATTACCAGAAATTGTTATGGACTTTGTTGCGGATCTCCAGAAGTGCGAAAGGGTCAATGTAGGCACCAACAGACGATTCCGAATCGGAATCAGAGTGTTTCAGATGAGACTGGTGTGAGGGAGGATGAGTGGAAGGATCTGGTTTGGTGGTAGCATCGTCTTCTTGAATTTTTCATTTTGAACCACCGTCTAGAGTTGTTGAGGATGAGGAACCAAACTCATAGGCAGACTTGGAAGTGGACGGCTTAGACATAAAGTGTGCTGAAGTCATGAAGTTGTATTTCGGAATGATTTTTGCTTCATCCTCCAACATTACTTCTTCTGAAATCTCTTCCTCCTGATCGATTTGGAAAGCACTTTGATGAGTGGACACTGGAGGTTGTTTCGAAGTGAGCTCAACATCTGCATCATTGTCAGTAGGATGAATGTAGGGCATGTTGATTCGAATGGTCCTATTTCGCATTGAGATGAGAGTGGATTCCACTTGAGTATGCGTAAGGTCCGGTCGTCATGAGGCAGCCCTGTTAACAAAATCTTCCCATTCAGGATCATTAGCACCTGGTCATCCTTTAAACCCTTcgggtatcagaccagttgaggCTTCCGAAGTCAGAGGGAGTACTCCTTCTTCGGAAAGCTTGGGGTCTGAAACAGGGGTCCCGGAGTGTGTGCGTACAGAAGAAATGATGGGATCAATAAATATGACTCGTGGGTTTCTTCCAAGGGGCTGCAAGGAACTATGTTCAACACCAACATCTCCTTTTTGGGAGGGATagggtggattatgtggagacaccctgtgtgtgtgtgtgatagtggTTTTGAAACATTGAGGGGTACCTCAGATGAGTGCTCAGGATGGGTGTGCGGATGGCCAGAATTAGCCAAAATGTCATGGGTTCCTACCTGTTAACAGGAGGAACCGAATTTGGATTTCTTTTGGCTTTGGGCTTAGTGGGAGAAGCCTTTCGCTTGGCTGACTTCTTGATTCTAGGTTCGGACGTGGTAGGCTTGGCCTCTTCCGAGATGGGCTCAACAGAGTCAAGGGTGGGTTGTGTTGGGTCAAACAAAACCGATGTCTCCAGATGTTGTTTAAGATTCACATAATCGGAAGGAATAAGGGCCAGCATGTGGTCCGGAAGTCGTCTGACCGGACCAAAAGAAGATTGTTCCGAAATTCTATATGCCTGAACAATTTTAAAATAGATACATACCTCCGGAGGAATTGTGTTAACTGGAACTGGTTCGGAAAGTTTTGTGAATATTTGATGCGGTGTCAGGGCCCAAAATCTAGGGCTCAAAATTTCGTTTGGCTTCCTCTTGGTGGCGAACTTGCAGAAATCCTGCCACAACACTTCCGGAAGATCTACAGAGTTTTCACGTCTAGAGTAGATTTTGAAGACGAAATTTAGGCAATCCTTGCTTAAGGTATCTGTACCTCCATGCTTTCTAGACATCCCTCTGATTATGAGGTGCATAAGAGCAgtccaaagtccggaaactgttGTCTTCTTGAAATCTTTGGCCTTGTAATCCTGTGAATAGCCGATGTAATTCAGAAACGTCTGGAACTCTTTAGACGTTGGTTCAATGACCTTGAAACCTTGGGGATTTTCTTTCACCCCAATCGCTTTGAGAAATGTCAACTTGTAAATGGGAACTTTACTGTCGCCGATGATGGTAGTCTCTAAGACTCCATCTTCATGTTTGATGCTAGTAAATGCCCGATGAAGATGATGAATTGGTAGTAGAGGATCACGGATTTTAGTGAGGGGAATGGAGATAGGGTGATTTGCTATGAACTCAATCATTATTCTTATATATTCATCGTAGTCTTGTGgatttagggagaataattgagtGGTATCTTTGAGAACAGGTTCTTGATCGGCGGAAGAAGATGAACCCTTCGatcctttggatgatttcttccTTGCGATGGATTTCTTAGGAGTTTATGCAGTTTAGGTGGGGTTCTGTGAAGACGCCATTATTGAATGAAGATGAATGCTTGAAGAACACAAAGATCACAAAGAGAAATAAGGGTTTGGAGATTTCGAGCACGTAAAAGAGTGAAAAGAGGGTTTGAAAGGTACTTATAGTTAAGGAAGTGGGTCGGGTTGGAAGGCGTAATGATGAGGATCCTATTATAAAATTGGTCGCATTTAATAAAGGAGCGGTTGATTGGACTTGGGAGGTGAAAGTTTAGGGTTTGTATGGATAGGAATAGAAAATGAAACCGGCAATTTGATGGCTACTTTTATGGGGGGAGGGGAGGTGAGAAATGTGTCAGGCAACTCGAGGTGAGTAGGATAGGAGCATCATAGAAAAGTAACCGTTAAGACTGAAAACGTTTCATCTTATTATCCTTTGGAATTTCGGATGAGTGATTCAGGAGTGGGTATGATCCGGTAGGTACATTGGTGagttttgaatattttctttTTAGGATATTCAGGAGTGAGATGCAATCCAGAGTAGAATCCATTGAACATTCCGGAGCAGAAATATTTTTGAGATTCCGAAGAATATAAGTTGATATTCTGAGCAAAAGTGTTTTTGAGATTCCGGAGCAAAAGAAACTTTTAACGTTCCAAAAGAAGAATTTCGGAGCAAAAAAACATTTTGAGGTTCCGGAGCATATAAGTTGATGTTCCGGAGTAAAAGCCTTTTAATGTTCCGAAAGAGAAATTCCGGAGCAGAAAGTATTTTGAGGTTCCGGatcaaaaacttttaaaaattctGGAATGAGATTTCGGAGTGCATTTGAAAATCTAGAGTGCATTTTGAAAAACCGGAGTGCATTTTGAAGATCCGGAGTGATGATTCGAGCACTATGACAATGTGATCTTAAGTGAGCAACACTTCATGATGAACTGTACAGCTAAAAACAACTTAAGTGAAGGTCAGAAACAAAGACAAATAACATGATCCTAAGTATTCTGAGATGAGAAAATTCTGAGATCGGAACTAGATTTCTTTCAAATACGACTATCAACGAGAACAAGTCTCTTAAAAGAACTGAGGATCCGGCATCATCATACACAATTTGttgagaaaaccattgaatttggtttcgtctaattccttagtaaagacatcagcaatctcatcgtcagatggaacaaagatgagttcaatgttaccattcagaacatgatctttaataaaatggtacCTTATGTCTATGTGCATCgtcatggagtgctgaattggGTTGTGAGAAATTGCAATAGTGCTTTGAGAGTCACAGTAAATTAGAATTCATTGAAAGCGATAACCATAATCCAGGAGTTCAGACctcatccatagaacttgagagATATAGCTggcagcaacaatgtattcagcttcagctATTGAGAGAGCAATGCAGTTTggtttcttggatgaccaactaaCCAATCTACCACCCAGAAACTGACATCCACCTGATGTGCTTTTTCTATCCAGTTGTAGTCCACCATAGTTTGAATCGCAGTAGGCTTGCAGAAGGAAGCTCTGATTTGTTGGGTACCAGATTCTGAGGTTCTTGGTACATTTAAGGTATCGGAAAATTTGCTTGACAACCAAAAGATGAGACACCTTTggattgacttgaaatctggcacataGGCAAGTAGAAAACATGATATTTGGACGACTTGTTGTAAGATAGAgtagagatccaatcattcctctataTTTCTTTTCATCGACTGCAACACTTGAGGAATCAGCAAAGATCTTGTATCCAAAGCCCATAGGTACTTTGGCAGAGGCACAGGTGTCCATAGAGTACTTTTTAAGAAGTTCCGAAATGTACTTTCcttgatgaatgaatataccTCTGTTAGTCTATTTGAACTGGAGGCTAAGAAAGAAGCTTAACTCCCTGTTCATACTCATTTGAAATCGATTGGTCATAAGCTTAGCAAAGTCAGCAACCATGGATGAATCcgtagatccaaaaatgatgttGTCCACATAGATTTATACCAGCATGAGATGCTTTGCACTTGATCTTTGGAATAGAGTAGGATCCATAACTCCTCTTTGGAAACCAGAGCATTTGAGAAAGTCAATgagggtttcataccatgctcgaggagcttgtttgaggccatagacTACCTTCTGAAGTTTGTAGCAGTGATTCGGAAATGCAAGATTAATGAATCCTGGAGGCTGTTGAAGATATATTTCGGTgtcaagttcaccattgagaaaagcacttttaACATACATTTGGTAGACTTTGAAGCCTTTATAAGCAACATAAGCAAGGAAGACTCTGATAGCTTTAAGtcgtgcaacaggagcaaatTTCTCGTCATAGTTGAGCCCTTCAATATGAGTAAAACCTTTGGCCACCAATCTTGCTTTGTTTCGAATGATAACTCCTGAATCATCTAGTTTGTTGAAAaatacccatcttgtaccaacaacgGGATGGTTTTGAGGAGGAGGTACGAGAGTCCAAACTTCATTTCAATCAAATTCAgctagttcttcttgcatggatGTAATCCAGTCTGCATGCTCTAATGCTTCCTTAATGGATTTGGGTTCGACCATGGATATGAATGCGgagaaatgacattcattttggatGCTTGTAGTAGAACGAGTTTGTACACCAGCATTGATGTTTCCAATTACTTGGTTCGGAGGATGATCTTTTGTCCAAACGTGTAATCTTGGAAGTTCTTGAGCAACTGACGATCTGATATCAACAATAGGATTGAGTTGCTCCCCCTGAATGGTTTGAACatgaggatgatgctccccccGAACTTCAGAACCAGATAGAATGGCATCATCATCAGAAGGAAACTCAAAGAAATTTTCATTATCATCGATATTGTTCGGATCGGAATCATCAAAGTTAGCAACTGCGTCTTGGAATACGTCTACACTTGATTCAACAGAAGAATGAGCATTCTCCCCCCTTAACTAGAGAAGTTTGAAACGGTTCTGAATCAAATGGAGAGAGACATGGAATTGGACCGGAGACATTTTGAGAAACGGGAGCTTCAGGAGTCGGAATGGAGTTTTGCCTTGTTCAAGATTCCGAATCAAGGGCTGTTTCAGACGGTCCAAGGATAGTATCAAAGTAAACTTCATGAATTACTTGAATGTTTGGACATTCCAGAGAAggagcatcggactccatgaTGTGAGTTGTAACGTGAGTAGGACTTGAATTCCGACGAAGTGGTCATCAAAGGTAACATCAATACTTTCTTCAATAACTCGAGTTCGATGATTGAGAACTCGATAGGCCTTTGATTTAGCAGAGTACCCAAGGAAAATTGCTTAATCAACTTTGGATTGAAACTTGGTAACTTGATCACGGTTGTTCATGATGAAGCATCTGCATCCGAAGACATGCAGAAATTAAATAGTAGGCTTTCGGTCGTTCATTGCTTCGTATGGTGTTTTGTTGAGGTGACGATTTATGATGCTTCTGTTCTGAGTAAAGCATGTAGTGAAGACGACTTCATCCTAGAGGCAGAGTGGAAGATTTGCGAAATTGTGCATTAATTGAGTAGCTTCAACAAGAGTTCTGTTTCTtcgttcaactacaccattttgttgaggagtatatggagcagagaAATTGTGGTCAATACCCTTCTCGGAAAAGAACTTCTCAATGGAGGAATTTGTGAACTCCGAACCATTGTCACTTCGGATACGTCTGACAGGGAGCTTGATGAGAACTTCTATTCCTttaataaagttggtgagttttgAGGTTGTTTGTGATTTTAACATGAAGAATAAAACCCAAGTGAACCTAGTGAAATCATCTACAATCGCAAGAATGTATTTTTGGTGATGTAAACTTTCCACTattgatggtccacatagatcgTTGTGTAGAAGTTGTAGAGGTTCCGAAATGGATTTTTCAATGATGACAGGATGACCTTTCTTTGACTGCTTACCAcactcacatgcagcacacaaatgatcattCTCAAATTTGAGGAGTGGTAAACCTCAGACCATTTCTCCTGACACAAGATCATTCATGTATCTAAAGTTTAAGTGTgcaagccttcggtgccacaaccagctaacATCAGGAATTGCTTTTGAGAGTAAGCACAGTTGGGGCTTGCCAATGATCATGTTGATATCAAGAGGGTACATATTCTTGTTGCGGTTGGATTTGATTAAACACTTGCTTCGGTCTTCAATCATGATGTAGCTGTGTTTCTTGCAAAATTCAACTCGACGATTTGCATCAGTGAGTTGAGAAACAATAATCAAGTTGTGCTTTAAGTCAGCTACATATGCCACATTTGAGATTGAGAAGTTGCCATTTGTAAGGATGCCATAAACTCGGATTTGAGAGTTTGAATGGTTGACATATGTTACATATCCAACATTTGACGCAAGCTTTAGATCTCGTAGAAAATTCTTTTGCGCCGTCATGTGCAtagagcaagcactatcaatatagcATATTGTTTCTTGCTCTGAGGCACATAGTGCCTGCAACAATTAGTGAATAATGGAGTTTATAGGCTCTACGTTAGATTTTGGGACAAAGGGACGAGTCTTGGACTTTGAAAGGGACTTATGAACAACAGAGGATTTAGAAGACTTATTTCAGGAATCCTTAGGGAACAAACAAAAAGATAATGTTCTTTCATCAATCCAATAGTCATATTCAATGACATGCACTTCCGGAGCACCATGCTTCGGAACATGAGCTTTCGGAGTGGTGGAAGTTGCTGAATTTTCCGGAGTCATTTTTTCTGTAGAATGAGTTTTGACTTTTCCACACCAGATTTTGTTTAGAAGATTTTGAGAAGCTTGTGTTTTGGGTACTCTTGGGTTTGTGAGATGGCACACTGGATTGTGTAGAGTTTGATTTAAAAATTGTGCCATCAGTTTTGGTGATAAAAACCGAGGAAACATTCTGAGAGGGAGTGTTTAGGACATGTGAGGCATTCTCATGAGTTTTTGACAGAGTGGTACTGACTCCTGTCTTGCATTGTGCAGAACTGGGAGAAGTTGATGGTCTTTTCAGTAtctagaagaacttttatccttaacacagaaatggttgaaataccaaggtatACTAAAACCAACTATAAtttgttcttatggattcaaaggacaaccactcaagcactgataccaattgtgagaactagaaatttgatcagttgcacagggacaaggtttgagaatacaaaccttgaatgaatgcttaagatcaatgtctgcttactaATAAATGTTCAAGTCTAGCCTGGAAAGACCAATCTAGTCTTAGATAATATGTTCAACAAATGAACAAGTCTTTAAATGAAGAACTAGAGTAAATGATCAAAGTAAAGATAATAAATGAAGAACGAGAAGAATGTTTTAAGAACTTAGTAAAGATGCCAAAAGTTTGAAAAAGATTCGTTattgacttgtattgaatgctcctttATATAGGAGAGAATGTTACATTGAATTAACCAAGGAACTTACATAGGACCGAACAACTGAATTACTTttgacattctgattgtctaatataatagagaaaaaccaAGTTCTATGAAGTGTTACATCAATATAGAGACATTAAATGACAAAAGACAAAATAGCTAGACTCCGGAATATCTAACATTCCGGACATGCATTTCGGAGTGACTTATGTTCGGAAAATCGCTTCATTCTTCAACTCTTCAGCTCCGGACAGGTTCTGGAGCATTCTTCCTTTCGGAACCAACATAATAAGGAATAAGCACATAAGATttctagaggttcacttttaggTTCCAACAGAAACTACATCCAAAGCATTAgcgttgcatgaacacataggtttTTGttattatgctcaaaacccatcagtggtattagagcctaggattTTTTTCAGCTAAATATGAGGtaattttgaattgttcaaaggaGAAGGGAGCAGAATCGTCATTCAAttcctagaactcgacg
The genomic region above belongs to Lactuca sativa cultivar Salinas chromosome 4, Lsat_Salinas_v11, whole genome shotgun sequence and contains:
- the LOC111895136 gene encoding uncharacterized mitochondrial protein AtMg00810-like, coding for MGFGYKIFADSSSVAVDEKKYRGMIGSLLYLTTSRPNIMFSTCLCARFQVNPKVSHLLVVKQIFRYLKCTKNLRIWYPTNQSFLLQAYCDSNYGGLQLDRKSTSGGCQFLGGRLVSWSSKKPNCIALSIAEAEYIVAASYISQVLWMRSELLDYGYRFQ